The Clostridia bacterium genome contains a region encoding:
- the recR gene encoding recombination mediator RecR, with product MNDYIDPIAKLINQFTKLPSVGQKTAQRYALSVLKMNDADVAEFASTLLYAKQNVKYCSVCGNFTDIDPCHICSSRDNSTICVVCQARDVLLIEKTCAYRGVYHVLGGALNPMEGIGPNQLNIRNLLSRIKASTKEIIIATNADVEGEATAMYLARLIKPLNVKVTRLAQGVAIGSDLQYTDEVTLGRALENRKEI from the coding sequence GTGAATGACTATATTGACCCAATAGCTAAGCTTATCAATCAATTTACCAAACTTCCTTCCGTCGGGCAAAAAACAGCTCAACGGTACGCTTTAAGCGTGTTGAAAATGAACGACGCTGATGTTGCGGAATTTGCTTCAACCTTACTTTACGCTAAGCAGAATGTCAAATATTGTAGCGTTTGCGGTAACTTTACCGATATTGACCCCTGCCATATTTGTTCTTCTCGTGACAACTCAACTATTTGCGTAGTTTGTCAAGCTCGGGACGTGCTTTTAATCGAAAAGACTTGCGCTTATAGAGGCGTTTATCACGTTTTAGGCGGTGCGCTTAATCCAATGGAAGGAATAGGGCCTAATCAATTAAATATTAGAAATTTACTTTCTCGTATCAAAGCGTCAACTAAGGAAATTATTATTGCTACTAACGCCGATGTTGAAGGCGAGGCGACTGCGATGTATCTTGCAAGATTAATTAAGCCTTTAAACGTAAAGGTCACAAGGCTTGCGCAGGGCGTAGCAATCGGTTCGGATTTACAATATACCGACGAAGTAACGCTAGGTCGGGCGCTTGAAAATAGAAAAGAAATTTAA
- the ispF gene encoding 2-C-methyl-D-erythritol 2,4-cyclodiphosphate synthase, whose amino-acid sequence MSNILKTAIILCAGSSTRFGTDKLFVKYLGKELITHTVNKFAGLAEQIIIVASKDNIARLQELFGDYEFAIGGKTRQESTKIGLSLCKGEIVAIHDGDRPFVSQELINLCFEQAKQYGSAVPALAPTDTTYFNGVPQERDKYLLTQTPQVFNKEAICKAYEKVSCDFTDDASVYYQSYGLVNFIMGERTNIKVTYASDLPPSSIGYGYDIHRLGQNRKLILGGITIPYSLGLIGHSDADVALHAVIDSLLSAASLKDIGQYFPNTDDKYKDISSSILLAKTLEIFTQNGYGLLSLALAIVCEKPKLASYVDQIKQNIARLTNLELNQIGVSVTTAEGIGEIGENQAIACRATCLAYKLIK is encoded by the coding sequence GTGAGTAATATTCTTAAAACTGCGATTATTCTTTGCGCAGGCAGTTCAACACGTTTTGGAACAGATAAATTGTTTGTCAAATATCTTGGCAAAGAGTTAATTACTCATACCGTTAATAAATTTGCAGGTTTGGCAGAACAAATAATAATTGTAGCTAGTAAAGACAATATCGCTAGACTGCAAGAATTATTTGGCGACTACGAATTTGCCATTGGCGGTAAGACTCGGCAAGAATCGACTAAAATTGGGCTTAGTTTGTGCAAAGGCGAAATTGTGGCTATTCACGACGGCGACCGACCTTTTGTAAGTCAAGAATTGATTAATTTGTGTTTTGAACAAGCTAAACAATACGGTAGCGCAGTTCCGGCTCTTGCTCCTACCGACACAACATATTTTAATGGCGTTCCGCAAGAACGTGACAAATATTTGCTTACTCAAACGCCTCAGGTCTTTAATAAAGAGGCGATTTGTAAAGCCTACGAAAAAGTTTCTTGCGATTTTACCGACGACGCTAGCGTATATTATCAAAGTTACGGCTTGGTCAACTTTATTATGGGCGAAAGGACTAATATCAAAGTCACTTACGCAAGCGATTTACCGCCTAGCTCGATTGGATACGGCTACGACATACACCGACTGGGACAGAATCGTAAACTTATACTCGGGGGTATAACTATCCCCTATTCGCTTGGGCTAATTGGTCATAGCGACGCCGACGTAGCGCTACACGCAGTTATTGACTCTTTGCTTTCCGCCGCCTCGCTTAAAGATATCGGGCAATATTTCCCCAACACCGACGACAAGTATAAAGATATATCTAGCTCGATATTGCTTGCAAAGACGCTAGAAATATTTACTCAAAACGGTTACGGTTTGCTTAGTCTTGCCCTAGCTATCGTATGCGAAAAACCAAAACTTGCTAGCTATGTCGACCAAATTAAGCAAAATATAGCTAGACTTACCAACCTCGAATTAAATCAAATAGGCGTAAGCGTAACTACCGCCGAAGGAATAGGCGAAATAGGCGAAAATCAAGCCATAGCGTGCAGGGCGACTTGTCTTGCCTACAAACTAATAAAATAA
- a CDS encoding YbaB/EbfC family nucleoid-associated protein has translation MANKFGNFGGGANMQQLMKQAQVMQQKLAEAQQELEDSEIEGISGNGAVKVTVNGKYKVLSISISPDVVDKDDVEMLEDLIMVAISDATNKAQELSQELLAPFGGAGGGLL, from the coding sequence ATGGCAAACAAATTTGGAAATTTTGGCGGGGGAGCCAATATGCAACAGTTAATGAAACAAGCGCAAGTTATGCAACAAAAACTTGCCGAAGCTCAACAAGAGCTTGAAGATAGCGAGATCGAAGGAATAAGCGGAAATGGCGCAGTCAAAGTTACCGTAAACGGCAAATACAAGGTGCTTTCTATTTCTATTTCGCCCGACGTTGTCGACAAGGACGACGTGGAAATGCTTGAAGACTTGATTATGGTAGCAATTAGCGACGCTACAAACAAGGCTCAGGAACTTTCCCAAGAATTACTTGCGCCGTTTGGCGGAGCTGGCGGAGGACTACTGTAA
- the rpoC gene encoding DNA-directed RNA polymerase subunit beta', with product MRELNNYDSIQIGIASPEKIREWSYGEVTKPETINYRTQKPEKDGLFCEKIFGPTKDWECHCGKYKRIRYKGVICDKCGVKVTQAKVRRERMGHIELAAPVSHIWYFRGVPSRMGLLLDMSPKYLEQILNFANYVVLDPKSTPLTKKQVLNATEYKEAVDAYGIGSFRAGMGAESIKELLQEINLEKESAELKQILTSATGQKRARAIKRIEIVEAFRKSGNKPEWMILTVLPVLPPELRPMVPLDGGRYATSDLNDLYRRVITRNNRLKKLLEMGAPNILICNEKRMLQEAVDSLIDNSRAKRPQTGAGNREYKSLSGMLRGKQGRFRQNLLGKRVDYSGRSVIVVGPELKLHQCGLPKEMALELFKPFVMRMLCDTNQCQNIKSAKRRVERADSKVWDCLEEVIKDHPVLLNRAPTLHRLSIQAFEPVLIEGRAIKLHPLACTAFNADFDGDQMPVHVPLSIEAQTEARYLMLASNNILKLSDGKPVVSPTQDMVMGCYYLTIDKEGAKGEGKTFTGIDEAILAYNAGDIGLQTIINVRVSKEIDGVKYSKRLKTTCGRLIFNKAIPQDLGFCERKTPDQQLDLELNTLVGKTKLSEIVEKCYKKHGTSITAEMLDNVKSLGFKYSTIAGITASVFDMHIPTEKPTILKAASEKVLQIEHRYEEGLVTDQERYENVVSTWRQATKDVTDALKKTLTKFNPIWMMADSGARGKMDQIRQLSGMRGLMSDPSGKTIELPVKACFREGLTVLEYFISSHGGRKGLADTAIKTADSGYLTRRLVDVSHDVIIREEDCCGAYSKPQGIWITALIADDGNKIEGLQERIVGRYSIEDVINPTTGEIIVKADSLITDEQSEAVVKAGIEKVYCRTVLTCRSKQGICAKCYGRNMAGNTTVQLGEAVGVIAAQSIGEPGTQLTMRTFHTGGVATSDDITQGLPRVEELFEARKPKGVAILCESSSVVKVSEKDNKRIITATDVSAYESGKVEPKDIKVYDIPYSARIKVKDGAKIESGTPLTDGPIYPHDLLRTKGLRAVQEYLLKEVQGVYRQQGVSINDKHVEVIVRQMLRRVKVEDAGDTRLLPGEMVDIFRFDEENQTALEDGGKPATAKRSLLGITKASLATESFLSAASFQETSRVLTEAAIKNKVDPLIGLKENVIIGKLLTAGTGLKDYRSYNIKEVFDANEDDSTVEEE from the coding sequence ATGAGAGAATTAAATAATTATGATTCGATACAAATAGGCATAGCCTCTCCCGAGAAGATTAGAGAATGGAGCTATGGCGAAGTAACTAAGCCCGAAACTATCAATTACCGCACTCAAAAACCCGAAAAAGACGGTCTATTCTGCGAAAAAATATTTGGACCGACTAAGGACTGGGAGTGTCATTGTGGCAAATACAAACGTATTCGTTATAAAGGCGTAATTTGCGACAAATGCGGTGTTAAGGTCACGCAAGCTAAGGTAAGAAGAGAGAGAATGGGGCATATCGAACTTGCCGCTCCCGTTTCTCACATTTGGTATTTTAGAGGCGTTCCAAGTCGTATGGGCTTATTGCTTGATATGTCGCCTAAATATCTTGAACAAATATTAAACTTTGCAAATTATGTTGTGCTAGACCCTAAGAGTACGCCTTTAACTAAGAAGCAAGTTTTAAATGCTACCGAATATAAAGAAGCTGTCGACGCCTATGGCATAGGCTCGTTTAGAGCTGGTATGGGCGCAGAAAGTATCAAAGAACTTCTTCAAGAAATTAATCTTGAAAAGGAATCTGCCGAACTTAAACAAATTCTTACTTCGGCTACCGGACAAAAGAGAGCGAGAGCTATTAAACGTATTGAAATTGTCGAAGCGTTTAGAAAGAGCGGAAATAAACCCGAGTGGATGATTCTTACCGTTCTACCCGTACTGCCTCCCGAACTACGTCCAATGGTACCGCTTGACGGTGGTAGATACGCTACAAGCGACCTAAACGACTTGTATCGTAGAGTTATCACACGTAACAATAGACTTAAAAAATTATTAGAAATGGGCGCTCCCAACATTCTTATTTGCAACGAAAAAAGAATGTTACAGGAAGCCGTAGACAGTTTAATTGACAACTCACGAGCTAAACGTCCCCAAACAGGCGCAGGCAACCGAGAATATAAATCTCTTTCGGGAATGTTGCGTGGTAAGCAAGGTCGTTTCCGTCAAAATCTACTCGGTAAACGTGTTGACTATTCGGGTCGTTCGGTTATCGTAGTAGGGCCGGAACTTAAACTTCACCAATGCGGACTACCCAAAGAAATGGCTCTTGAACTTTTCAAACCTTTTGTAATGCGTATGCTTTGCGACACTAACCAATGTCAAAATATTAAGAGCGCAAAACGTAGGGTAGAAAGAGCCGACAGCAAGGTTTGGGACTGTCTAGAAGAAGTAATTAAGGACCACCCAGTACTTCTAAACCGTGCGCCCACCCTTCATAGATTGTCAATTCAAGCTTTTGAACCCGTTTTAATCGAAGGTAGAGCTATTAAATTACACCCTCTCGCTTGTACTGCGTTTAACGCAGACTTTGACGGCGACCAAATGCCCGTTCACGTTCCGCTATCAATCGAGGCGCAAACTGAGGCTAGGTATTTAATGCTTGCTTCAAACAATATTCTCAAACTTTCGGACGGCAAACCCGTTGTATCGCCTACGCAAGATATGGTTATGGGTTGTTACTATCTAACAATCGATAAAGAAGGCGCAAAGGGCGAGGGTAAGACATTTACGGGCATAGACGAAGCAATTCTCGCCTATAACGCAGGCGATATAGGTTTACAAACAATTATTAACGTTCGTGTTAGCAAGGAAATCGACGGCGTTAAATATAGCAAACGGCTTAAAACTACTTGTGGTAGATTGATATTTAACAAGGCAATTCCACAAGACTTAGGTTTTTGCGAACGCAAGACTCCCGACCAACAACTTGACCTAGAACTTAACACCTTAGTAGGCAAAACTAAATTATCTGAAATAGTTGAGAAATGTTATAAGAAGCACGGCACGTCAATTACCGCCGAAATGCTTGATAACGTTAAGTCGTTAGGTTTTAAATATTCGACCATAGCGGGTATTACTGCAAGCGTATTTGATATGCATATCCCAACTGAGAAACCCACAATTTTAAAAGCGGCGTCAGAAAAAGTATTGCAAATAGAGCATAGGTACGAAGAAGGTCTTGTAACCGACCAAGAGCGTTATGAAAACGTTGTTTCAACGTGGAGACAAGCGACTAAGGACGTAACCGACGCATTGAAGAAGACTCTAACCAAGTTCAACCCAATTTGGATGATGGCGGACTCTGGCGCAAGAGGCAAGATGGACCAAATTCGTCAGCTTTCAGGTATGCGTGGTCTAATGAGCGACCCTTCGGGCAAAACAATCGAGTTGCCCGTTAAAGCTTGTTTTAGAGAAGGTCTAACCGTACTAGAATACTTTATTTCTTCTCACGGCGGTAGAAAAGGTCTAGCCGATACGGCAATTAAGACTGCCGACAGCGGATATTTAACAAGAAGGCTTGTCGACGTTTCTCACGACGTAATTATAAGAGAAGAAGATTGTTGCGGAGCGTATAGCAAACCGCAAGGTATATGGATTACAGCTTTAATCGCAGACGATGGCAACAAGATTGAAGGTCTACAAGAAAGAATAGTAGGTCGTTACTCAATCGAAGACGTAATTAATCCTACAACAGGCGAAATTATTGTCAAGGCCGACAGCTTAATAACCGACGAACAATCCGAAGCCGTAGTAAAAGCCGGTATAGAGAAGGTTTATTGCCGTACAGTTCTTACTTGTCGTAGCAAACAAGGTATTTGCGCTAAATGTTATGGTAGAAATATGGCTGGAAACACCACTGTTCAACTTGGAGAAGCCGTTGGCGTAATAGCCGCTCAATCAATCGGCGAACCCGGCACTCAGCTTACAATGCGTACTTTCCACACCGGTGGCGTAGCAACCTCAGACGATATCACACAAGGTCTACCTCGTGTAGAAGAACTATTTGAGGCAAGAAAACCTAAGGGCGTAGCTATTCTTTGCGAAAGCAGTAGCGTAGTAAAAGTAAGTGAAAAAGATAATAAACGCATAATCACCGCAACCGACGTATCGGCTTACGAAAGCGGTAAAGTTGAACCTAAGGATATTAAAGTTTACGATATTCCTTATTCGGCAAGAATTAAAGTTAAAGACGGCGCAAAGATAGAGAGCGGTACTCCTCTAACCGACGGACCAATTTATCCTCACGATTTACTTAGAACTAAGGGGCTTAGAGCCGTTCAAGAGTATTTACTCAAAGAAGTTCAAGGCGTTTACCGTCAACAAGGCGTTTCAATCAATGATAAGCACGTAGAAGTAATTGTAAGACAGATGTTACGTCGTGTTAAAGTTGAAGACGCAGGCGATACAAGATTGCTTCCGGGCGAAATGGTCGATATTTTCCGCTTTGACGAAGAAAATCAAACTGCCTTAGAAGACGGCGGAAAGCCCGCAACGGCAAAGAGGTCGTTACTAGGCATAACTAAGGCAAGTCTAGCGACCGAAAGTTTCCTTTCGGCGGCGTCCTTCCAAGAAACAAGCAGAGTTTTAACCGAAGCGGCAATTAAGAATAAGGTTGACCCTCTAATCGGTCTAAAAGAGAACGTAATTATAGGTAAACTTTTAACCGCAGGCACAGGACTTAAAGACTATCGTAGTTATAATATTAAAGAAGTATTTGATGCAAACGAGGACGACTCAACGGTCGAAGAAGAATAA
- a CDS encoding DNA-directed RNA polymerase subunit beta: MTRTIRKQKYGTRERYTFSKIKEILDVPNLIEVQKTSYNAFLDTGIKEVFEDFSPILDIGGNFELHFVDYSLERKSKYSERECRERDATFAAPLRVKVRLVRVDTGEVTEQEVFMGDFPLMTDTGSFIINGAERVVVSQLVRSPGVYADSSRDKNGSLQYDTTVIPNRGAWLEFVQDGSTDILNVHVDRNRKLPATVLLRAIGYGTDQEIYELFNNDKTIVNTCIKDTTKSERDGLIELYKRLRPGEVPADESTRKQLNDLLFNAKRYDMARVGRYKYNKKLSIARRIKGFTLAQDVVTPLGFTYPAGKELTETEAYDLQHSGINVVYLSLLGQKVKVIGNNVVDIHYFLSHLDKQYEDVDFEALGINEYANLTVLQEMLSQGLSGQALLKAIQEGKDLLIPKHITKEDIIATISYNLNLKYGLGATDNIDHLGNRRVRSVGELVQNQLRVGVARLERLIRERMSAQEKDKATPQSLINVRPVSSVIKEFFGSSQLSQFMDQSNPIAELTHKRKLSALGPGGLNRERATFEVRDVHYSHYGRMCPIETPEGQNIGLITSLATYARINKYGFIESPYRRVDKVKHIVTDVIDYLPADEEDGNYVAQANEELNDNSWFVNERVTCRYKDPKDKQQTIAEFPAEIVDYMDVSPKQLVSVATSLIPFLENDDTNRALMGSNMQRQAVPLLLPEHPIVATGIEDRIAYDSGVMIIAKQDGIVTRVVGDAITLTDNNGEQHVYPLQKFVRSNQGTCINQRPIVTNGTKVKKGDILADGPSTDGGELSLGRNILIGFMSWEGYNYEDAILISEKLVKEDVFTSIHIEEYEIEARESKLGAEEFTRDIPNVSDGALKDLDENGIVRIGAEVHPLDYLVGKVTPKGETDLTPEERLLRAIFSEKAREVRDTSLRVPNGEGGIVVDVKVFTRENKDELNPGVKKAVRVYIAQKRKIGVGDKMAGRHGNKGCISRILPEEDMPFMEDGTPLQIVLNPLGVPSRMNIGQVLEVHLGLVAKMLGWDVCTPVFDGATEGDIRQLFLQNNLVNEETGKVDGKVTLYDGRTGLPFENRITVGYMYMLKLIHLVDDKIHARSIGPYSLVTQQPLGGKAQFGGQRFGEMEVWALEAYGAANILQEILTVKSDDVIGRVKTYESIVKGENVVDPGIPESFKVLVKELQSLALDVKVMSEDKEEISIKDSSDDEMDLLEVNLKEEEERKDKVRAFNEDQSIRLEGETDYTQSGDVDAYDFANLFDDEVPEKDNASNQTKPINLFGDDDDDDLSNLSELLGNDDDDDKDEE, from the coding sequence ATGACAAGAACAATCCGTAAGCAAAAATACGGTACGAGAGAAAGATACACTTTCTCTAAAATTAAAGAAATTCTTGATGTCCCAAATTTGATTGAAGTCCAAAAGACCTCCTACAATGCTTTCCTAGATACCGGCATTAAAGAAGTTTTTGAAGACTTTTCTCCTATTTTAGACATTGGTGGCAACTTTGAGCTACACTTTGTCGACTATTCCTTAGAGCGTAAGTCTAAGTATAGCGAGAGAGAGTGTCGTGAAAGAGACGCCACGTTCGCCGCTCCTTTAAGGGTAAAAGTAAGGCTTGTTAGAGTGGATACCGGCGAAGTTACCGAGCAAGAAGTCTTTATGGGCGATTTTCCCTTAATGACCGACACTGGTAGCTTTATTATCAACGGCGCAGAAAGAGTTGTAGTTTCTCAGCTTGTACGTTCTCCCGGCGTTTACGCAGACAGTAGCCGTGACAAGAACGGCAGTTTGCAATACGACACTACGGTTATTCCCAATCGTGGCGCTTGGCTCGAATTTGTACAAGACGGCTCTACCGATATACTTAACGTTCACGTAGACCGCAACCGCAAACTTCCCGCAACCGTTTTACTTAGAGCCATAGGTTACGGCACCGACCAAGAGATTTATGAGCTTTTCAACAACGACAAAACAATAGTCAACACTTGTATTAAAGATACGACCAAGTCCGAACGTGACGGTTTAATCGAATTATACAAAAGACTCCGTCCGGGCGAAGTTCCTGCCGACGAGTCTACTCGCAAGCAATTAAACGACCTATTATTTAACGCTAAGCGTTATGATATGGCTCGTGTTGGTAGATACAAATATAATAAGAAGTTGTCTATCGCAAGACGTATTAAAGGCTTTACGTTAGCTCAGGACGTAGTAACGCCGTTAGGTTTTACCTATCCTGCCGGAAAAGAGCTTACCGAAACAGAAGCCTACGACTTACAGCATAGCGGTATAAACGTAGTTTATTTGTCTTTGCTAGGTCAAAAGGTAAAAGTAATAGGCAACAACGTCGTGGACATTCATTATTTCTTATCACACTTAGACAAGCAATACGAGGACGTTGATTTTGAAGCCCTAGGCATAAACGAATATGCAAACTTAACCGTTCTTCAAGAAATGTTATCGCAAGGTTTAAGCGGACAAGCGTTGCTTAAAGCAATTCAAGAGGGCAAAGATTTACTTATTCCTAAGCACATCACCAAAGAAGATATAATCGCTACAATTTCTTACAACCTTAACCTTAAATACGGTCTAGGCGCAACCGACAACATCGACCACTTAGGCAATCGTCGTGTTCGCTCGGTAGGCGAATTAGTACAGAATCAACTTCGTGTCGGCGTAGCAAGGTTAGAGCGTTTAATTAGAGAGAGAATGTCAGCGCAAGAAAAAGATAAGGCGACTCCGCAAAGCTTAATTAACGTTCGCCCTGTTTCTTCGGTAATCAAAGAATTCTTTGGCAGTTCCCAACTTTCGCAATTTATGGACCAATCTAACCCAATCGCCGAGCTTACTCATAAGAGAAAGTTATCTGCGCTAGGTCCGGGAGGTCTTAACCGTGAAAGAGCGACTTTTGAAGTCCGTGACGTTCACTATTCGCACTATGGCAGAATGTGTCCTATCGAAACGCCCGAAGGTCAAAACATCGGTCTAATCACTTCGCTTGCGACTTATGCAAGAATTAACAAATACGGCTTTATCGAATCGCCATATCGCAGAGTCGACAAAGTCAAACATATAGTAACCGACGTAATAGATTACTTACCAGCCGACGAAGAAGACGGCAACTATGTAGCCCAAGCTAACGAAGAACTTAACGACAACAGTTGGTTTGTCAACGAAAGAGTTACTTGCCGTTACAAAGACCCCAAAGATAAACAGCAAACAATAGCAGAATTCCCAGCAGAAATTGTCGACTATATGGACGTTTCGCCCAAACAATTAGTTTCGGTTGCGACAAGTTTAATTCCCTTCCTTGAAAACGACGATACAAACAGAGCTTTAATGGGTTCTAACATGCAACGTCAAGCCGTACCGCTACTTTTGCCCGAACACCCAATAGTAGCTACCGGCATAGAGGACCGTATAGCTTACGACAGCGGAGTAATGATAATCGCTAAGCAAGACGGTATAGTCACAAGAGTTGTTGGCGACGCTATTACTTTAACCGACAACAATGGCGAACAACACGTATACCCTTTACAAAAGTTTGTGCGTTCTAATCAAGGCACTTGTATAAATCAACGCCCAATAGTAACCAACGGTACTAAGGTCAAAAAAGGCGATATTCTTGCTGACGGACCTTCAACCGACGGCGGAGAATTGTCGCTAGGACGCAATATCTTAATAGGCTTTATGTCCTGGGAAGGTTATAACTATGAGGACGCTATTTTAATTAGCGAAAAATTAGTAAAAGAAGACGTCTTCACTTCTATCCATATCGAAGAATATGAGATTGAAGCAAGAGAGAGCAAACTTGGCGCAGAAGAATTTACACGTGACATTCCTAACGTAAGCGACGGAGCGCTTAAAGACTTAGACGAGAATGGTATTGTGCGTATCGGCGCAGAAGTTCACCCGCTTGACTATCTTGTTGGTAAAGTTACCCCTAAGGGCGAGACAGACTTAACCCCCGAAGAAAGATTATTAAGAGCTATTTTCTCAGAAAAAGCTCGTGAAGTTAGAGATACTTCTTTAAGAGTTCCTAACGGCGAAGGCGGTATCGTAGTTGACGTTAAAGTCTTTACTCGTGAAAACAAAGACGAACTCAATCCCGGCGTTAAGAAGGCCGTAAGAGTCTACATCGCTCAAAAGAGAAAAATCGGCGTAGGCGATAAAATGGCAGGCAGACACGGCAACAAAGGTTGCATAAGTAGAATTTTACCCGAAGAAGATATGCCCTTTATGGAAGACGGCACACCTTTACAAATAGTTCTTAACCCCTTAGGCGTTCCTTCTCGTATGAATATCGGTCAAGTGCTAGAAGTTCACTTAGGCTTAGTGGCAAAGATGTTGGGTTGGGACGTTTGTACGCCGGTATTTGACGGCGCAACCGAAGGCGATATAAGACAATTATTCCTCCAAAACAATCTAGTCAACGAAGAAACAGGCAAAGTCGACGGCAAGGTTACCTTGTATGACGGACGCACCGGTTTGCCTTTTGAAAATCGTATCACAGTTGGCTATATGTATATGTTAAAACTTATCCACTTAGTTGACGATAAGATTCACGCTCGTTCGATAGGACCTTATAGCCTTGTAACACAGCAACCCTTAGGCGGTAAAGCTCAATTCGGCGGACAAAGATTTGGCGAAATGGAAGTTTGGGCGCTTGAAGCTTACGGCGCAGCAAATATACTACAAGAAATTTTAACAGTCAAGAGCGACGACGTAATCGGCCGTGTAAAGACTTACGAGTCTATCGTCAAGGGCGAAAACGTAGTAGACCCAGGTATTCCAGAGTCCTTTAAAGTTCTTGTAAAAGAACTGCAATCTTTGGCGCTTGACGTAAAGGTAATGAGCGAAGACAAAGAAGAAATATCTATTAAAGATAGTAGCGACGACGAGATGGATTTACTCGAAGTCAACCTTAAAGAAGAAGAAGAACGCAAAGATAAGGTTAGAGCCTTTAACGAAGACCAGTCTATTAGGCTTGAAGGCGAAACCGATTACACTCAAAGCGGAGACGTGGACGCTTATGACTTTGCTAATCTCTTTGACGACGAAGTACCCGAAAAAGACAACGCTTCTAACCAAACTAAACCTATTAATTTGTTTGGGGACGACGATGACGATGATTTGTCAAATTTATCCGAGTTGCTAGGCAACGACGATGACGATGACAAGGACGAGGAGTAG
- a CDS encoding RNA-binding S4 domain-containing protein has product MRLDKFLKVSRILKRRSVANQACDGGRVEVNDKRAKPSIQLKEGDIVIVHFAKGQLKFVIKMLKESVRKEEVDQMYEVISE; this is encoded by the coding sequence ATGAGATTAGATAAATTTTTAAAAGTAAGCCGTATACTTAAAAGACGAAGCGTAGCTAACCAAGCTTGCGACGGCGGAAGAGTCGAAGTAAACGACAAAAGAGCTAAGCCCTCGATACAACTTAAAGAGGGCGACATTGTAATTGTTCACTTTGCCAAAGGACAACTTAAATTTGTAATCAAAATGCTTAAAGAAAGCGTTAGAAAAGAAGAGGTCGACCAAATGTATGAGGTAATTAGTGAGTAA